From Terriglobales bacterium, one genomic window encodes:
- a CDS encoding 2Fe-2S iron-sulfur cluster-binding protein: MKKHDEERPPLPEQPDSSGVSRRDFLKISSISVAVPMVVGPTVVNVAGEEVPVYGPGPVPVTLNVNGKLLKAQLEPRVTLLDALRDQFELTGAKRVCDRAECGACTVLLDGKPVYACSVLAVDAQNRKIETIESLTGPGNTLHPIQQAFIQNDAQQCGFCTPGFVVASKALLDKYPKPTPEQIHHELAGNYCRCGTYAGIRAALGGKKEA; this comes from the coding sequence ATGAAGAAGCATGATGAGGAGCGACCTCCTCTTCCCGAACAGCCAGACTCTTCCGGGGTTTCCCGTCGCGACTTCCTGAAAATCTCCAGCATCTCTGTCGCGGTTCCGATGGTCGTCGGTCCCACCGTCGTCAACGTCGCCGGCGAGGAAGTTCCCGTATACGGTCCCGGTCCCGTGCCCGTCACCCTTAACGTAAACGGCAAACTTCTCAAGGCTCAACTCGAACCCCGCGTCACTCTCCTCGACGCTCTTCGCGATCAGTTCGAACTTACTGGCGCCAAGCGCGTCTGCGATCGTGCCGAATGTGGTGCCTGCACCGTGCTTCTCGACGGCAAGCCCGTCTACGCCTGCTCCGTGCTCGCCGTAGACGCACAGAATCGCAAGATTGAAACCATCGAGAGTCTCACCGGTCCCGGCAACACCCTTCACCCCATTCAGCAGGCGTTCATCCAGAATGACGCCCAGCAATGCGGTTTCTGCACGCCCGGATTCGTGGTTGCCTCCAAGGCTCTGCTCGATAAATACCCCAAGCCCACGCCGGAGCAGATTCACCATGAACTCGCCGGCAACTACTGCCGTTGCGGCACCTATGCTGGCATTCGCGCCGCCCTCGGCGGAAAGAAGGAGGCCTGA